A window of the Butyricimonas faecalis genome harbors these coding sequences:
- a CDS encoding M23 family metallopeptidase, with amino-acid sequence MQGTLSLFGWIFLWLIACCSCSQKHLTRVPTTFSTPVLQASDLLKIPDLYSCTRPQIADFFVQTYPITETFNAREKRYVQVEDPLLFSRGRNHILDLDQILDDEFSFPLPGARVLSTYGKRRGRMHAGIDLKTFAKDTVRAVFPGIIRVACRAQGYGNVIVVRHYNGLETVYSHNFKHLVKSGDRVNAGDPIALVGRTGRATTEHVHFETRINGKHFNPAILIDFEKQAIRLKCIVFTKNRKGIIRITPIL; translated from the coding sequence ATGCAAGGTACGTTATCACTATTCGGATGGATATTCCTATGGCTCATCGCTTGTTGTTCCTGTTCGCAGAAACACCTGACGAGAGTCCCCACGACTTTTTCCACCCCGGTCTTACAGGCTTCAGACTTACTGAAAATCCCTGATTTATATTCCTGTACACGACCCCAAATCGCTGATTTCTTTGTACAAACCTACCCGATAACCGAGACTTTCAATGCCCGAGAAAAACGATACGTGCAAGTGGAAGATCCCTTATTATTTTCACGCGGAAGAAACCACATCCTGGATCTGGATCAAATTCTGGACGATGAATTTTCATTCCCGCTGCCCGGAGCACGCGTGCTCTCTACCTATGGCAAACGACGCGGCAGAATGCACGCAGGTATAGACCTGAAAACATTTGCCAAAGACACCGTAAGGGCCGTATTCCCGGGAATTATACGGGTGGCCTGCAGAGCACAGGGATACGGAAACGTGATTGTCGTGCGCCACTACAATGGACTGGAAACCGTGTACAGCCATAACTTCAAGCATCTGGTAAAATCGGGAGACCGGGTAAACGCGGGTGACCCCATAGCCCTTGTCGGACGTACCGGACGGGCCACTACCGAACACGTGCATTTTGAAACCCGCATCAACGGCAAACATTTTAATCCCGCCATCCTCATCGATTTCGAGAAACAAGCCATCCGCTTAAAATGTATTGTCTTCACGAAAAACCGGAAAGGAATCATCCGAATCACCCCGATCCTCTAA
- a CDS encoding HdeD family acid-resistance protein yields the protein MTTTSATTSTGPKGFRWLYLILGIVLFVFGVGIIRHPVASYFGLAMYFSIIIIVIGISEIMNAFAGGNSRHWGWGLFIGLLDLVIGFVLLIHPIIAEDILPYIVGFILMFKSIDYIAESLQMSSLRIRGWGWIFIAGIITLFFSFMIVFYPLFGVFNIIIWTGLSFIFAGISSFVYAFVGRG from the coding sequence ATGACTACAACAAGTGCAACAACCTCTACCGGACCCAAGGGATTCAGATGGTTATACCTTATCCTGGGTATCGTGTTATTCGTCTTCGGTGTCGGTATCATCCGGCACCCGGTGGCCTCCTACTTCGGGCTGGCCATGTATTTCAGTATCATCATCATTGTTATCGGAATCAGTGAAATCATGAACGCCTTCGCGGGCGGGAACTCCCGGCATTGGGGATGGGGATTGTTCATCGGGCTGCTCGACCTGGTGATCGGTTTCGTACTGCTGATCCACCCGATCATCGCGGAAGATATACTCCCCTACATCGTCGGCTTTATCCTCATGTTCAAAAGCATTGACTACATCGCCGAATCATTACAGATGTCATCGCTAAGAATCAGAGGTTGGGGATGGATATTCATCGCGGGAATCATCACCTTGTTCTTTTCCTTCATGATCGTTTTCTATCCCCTGTTCGGCGTGTTTAACATCATCATCTGGACCGGACTTAGCTTCATTTTCGCCGGCATATCCTCATTTGTATATGCTTTCGTGGGGAGAGGGTAA
- a CDS encoding NAD(P)H-dependent flavin oxidoreductase → MKKLNIGNLSISVPIVQGGMGVGISLSGLASAVANEGGVGVISSAGLGLLYRNLSKDYIQASIMGLKEELRKAREKTKGVIGVNVMVAMSNFTDMVKTAIAEKADIIFSGAGLPLNLPSFLQKDSVTKLVPIVSSARAARVIAEKWHSLYNYLPDAFVVEGPKAGGHLGFKDEQINDEHFSLEHILPEVIDEVQDMGARYGKEIPVIVAGGIYTGEDIKRFMDMGASGVQMGTRFVTTEECDASDVFKQTYIEAKQEDIQIIKSPVGMPGRAIFSKFIQKVKEGQKQPKTCICKCIKTCDISKSPYCIIAALYNAFKGNMDNGYAFAGANAFRATKIVSVKETFRSLLDEFSRSGK, encoded by the coding sequence ATGAAAAAATTAAACATTGGGAATCTTTCGATCTCAGTTCCGATTGTACAAGGTGGTATGGGTGTTGGAATATCACTTTCAGGGTTAGCGTCTGCAGTGGCAAATGAGGGAGGAGTTGGCGTGATTTCCAGTGCTGGATTGGGTTTGTTATACCGGAATTTATCCAAAGACTATATTCAGGCGAGTATCATGGGTTTGAAGGAAGAACTTCGTAAGGCCCGCGAGAAGACGAAGGGGGTGATCGGTGTGAATGTCATGGTTGCCATGTCGAATTTCACGGATATGGTGAAGACGGCGATAGCTGAAAAAGCGGATATTATATTCTCGGGCGCGGGATTACCGTTGAATTTGCCGAGTTTCTTGCAAAAGGATAGCGTGACGAAGTTGGTCCCGATCGTTTCTTCAGCGCGTGCTGCAAGGGTTATTGCCGAGAAGTGGCATAGCTTGTATAATTACCTGCCGGACGCGTTTGTCGTGGAAGGACCGAAGGCGGGAGGCCACCTCGGGTTTAAAGATGAACAAATCAATGACGAGCATTTTTCGTTGGAACATATTTTGCCGGAAGTGATCGATGAGGTTCAAGACATGGGAGCGCGTTACGGGAAAGAGATCCCGGTGATCGTGGCCGGGGGTATCTACACGGGGGAGGATATAAAACGTTTCATGGATATGGGTGCTTCCGGAGTACAGATGGGAACTCGTTTCGTGACCACGGAGGAGTGTGACGCTTCCGATGTTTTCAAACAGACTTATATCGAGGCGAAGCAGGAGGATATACAGATAATCAAGAGCCCGGTAGGGATGCCGGGGCGCGCGATATTCAGCAAGTTTATCCAGAAGGTGAAGGAAGGGCAGAAACAGCCTAAAACGTGTATATGCAAGTGTATCAAGACGTGTGATATCAGCAAGAGTCCTTATTGTATCATCGCGGCTTTATATAACGCTTTCAAGGGGAACATGGATAACGGTTACGCTTTTGCAGGGGCAAATGCTTTCCGGGCCACGAAGATCGTTTCCGTGAAAGAGACTTTCCGGTCGTTGTTGGATGAGTTCAGTCGTTCGGGGAAATAA
- a CDS encoding radical SAM/SPASM domain-containing protein, with the protein MKWSKYNYILNCKHGVFVYNSTTNSFLKISKTLLDSLKNIKDWDLEIDELDEDIKKILVAHNIVVSNDFDNKYLTKLKFIHRRSAFANSQLSLTIATTTDCNFKCPYCYEEGISHTKMDEETETAIIDYINTIKPKSLYITWYGGEPLMNFKTIERLMKNINELSYIEEVKYDMVTNGSLLTEKVGSYFIEKKLKNVQITIDGLEENHNRTRITKNGKSSYRIILSNLDKALEILPDCHFSVRVNIGLNNRADYPILYRELREKYKDKTNFSIYFSFVEDYSMCGGASCLDSKKRIDFLRYLQDVHHIAEEVYPKHRQCLCTATSINSFVIAPNGDLYKCWNEIGRKDYIVGNIKNKKMISNYDLICDYSINYNKFNDPKCLACFLLPVCIGGCPSNRNSNLTRNTNLEICPYNFEHIDLALELMYERVLATTKKYLSKHNIQS; encoded by the coding sequence ATGAAATGGTCAAAATATAATTATATACTGAATTGTAAACATGGAGTCTTTGTTTATAACTCAACCACGAATTCATTTTTAAAAATAAGCAAGACCCTACTAGATTCCTTAAAAAATATCAAGGACTGGGATTTAGAAATAGACGAACTAGATGAAGATATAAAAAAAATTCTAGTTGCGCATAACATTGTTGTTTCCAATGATTTTGACAACAAATACCTAACTAAACTTAAGTTTATACACAGAAGATCAGCTTTTGCAAATTCTCAGCTCTCCCTCACAATCGCAACAACAACCGATTGTAATTTCAAGTGTCCATATTGTTATGAAGAAGGAATCTCTCATACTAAAATGGATGAAGAAACGGAAACGGCAATAATTGATTATATCAATACAATAAAACCCAAGAGCTTATATATCACATGGTATGGTGGAGAACCTTTAATGAATTTCAAAACCATAGAACGATTGATGAAGAATATAAATGAACTGAGTTATATTGAAGAAGTAAAATACGATATGGTTACAAACGGTTCTTTATTGACAGAAAAGGTAGGTTCGTATTTTATCGAGAAAAAATTAAAGAATGTACAAATAACCATAGACGGACTTGAAGAAAATCATAATCGTACCAGAATAACAAAAAACGGTAAATCTTCCTATCGTATTATTCTAAGTAACCTTGATAAAGCTTTAGAAATACTTCCCGATTGTCATTTTTCTGTAAGAGTTAATATAGGCCTAAATAATAGAGCTGATTATCCTATTTTATATCGTGAACTTCGAGAGAAATATAAGGATAAAACGAACTTTTCAATTTACTTTAGCTTTGTAGAAGATTATAGTATGTGTGGAGGTGCGAGTTGTCTCGATTCTAAAAAAAGAATAGATTTCTTACGCTACTTACAAGATGTACATCATATTGCGGAAGAGGTATATCCAAAACATCGACAATGTTTATGTACCGCAACCTCTATTAATAGTTTTGTTATAGCCCCGAACGGAGATTTATATAAATGCTGGAATGAAATCGGACGTAAAGATTATATTGTTGGGAATATCAAGAATAAAAAAATGATCTCTAATTATGATCTAATCTGTGACTATTCGATCAATTATAATAAATTCAATGACCCAAAATGTCTAGCTTGCTTTTTACTACCGGTTTGTATCGGAGGTTGTCCGAGCAATAGAAATAGTAACCTAACGAGAAACACAA
- a CDS encoding IS110 family RNA-guided transposase, translated as MENFYFIGVDVSKKKLDFCVLLNGTIVLEEVVNNNIPSIRRFLETFLVDFKTSIDNLLVCAEHTGQYTFPLSIACQSLSCGLWLENPAQIKYSSGFSRGKNDKVDAHRIARYASRFSDNARYYQRPREEIERLKQLRNEQDLYKSDLAKYKGQLSDQREFMLDRVYQEKAQRLERLIEELEKLIKDIDLLVETIIRSCRVLWRQRELLLSVEGVGPSVALCLIIETEAFTRFDDPRKFACHAGVAPFRYTSGSSQHSRNKVSQRANKQIKTLLHMAALSITGRKSGELKAYYERKVKEGKNKMTVINAIRAKLIARMFAVIKKDQFYTPVYS; from the coding sequence ATGGAAAACTTTTATTTTATCGGGGTAGACGTTAGTAAAAAGAAACTTGATTTTTGCGTGTTGCTAAACGGCACGATAGTTCTTGAAGAAGTAGTAAACAATAACATCCCGTCGATACGTCGTTTCCTGGAAACGTTCTTGGTTGATTTTAAAACCTCGATCGATAACCTGCTAGTCTGTGCCGAGCACACGGGGCAGTACACCTTCCCCCTGTCAATCGCTTGCCAGTCTCTCTCTTGTGGTTTATGGCTTGAAAATCCAGCGCAGATCAAGTATTCTTCGGGCTTCTCACGTGGGAAGAATGACAAGGTCGATGCTCACCGAATCGCTCGCTACGCCTCTCGTTTCAGTGACAACGCTCGTTATTACCAGCGTCCTCGGGAAGAGATCGAGCGCCTCAAGCAGTTAAGGAACGAGCAAGACCTTTACAAGTCGGACTTGGCCAAGTACAAGGGGCAACTCTCCGACCAACGAGAGTTCATGCTTGATCGAGTCTATCAAGAGAAGGCTCAAAGACTGGAACGGTTGATAGAAGAGCTGGAAAAATTGATCAAAGATATCGATCTACTCGTCGAGACAATTATCCGTTCCTGCCGTGTTCTCTGGCGGCAGCGGGAGTTGTTGCTATCAGTCGAGGGGGTTGGGCCGAGTGTCGCCCTTTGCTTGATCATCGAGACTGAAGCGTTCACGCGCTTCGATGATCCCCGCAAGTTCGCCTGTCATGCCGGGGTAGCACCTTTCCGTTACACCTCGGGAAGCAGTCAACATTCCAGGAACAAGGTATCCCAGCGGGCGAACAAGCAAATCAAGACGTTGTTACACATGGCTGCCTTGTCGATCACGGGAAGGAAGTCTGGTGAGTTAAAGGCGTATTACGAGAGAAAGGTTAAGGAAGGAAAGAACAAGATGACGGTCATTAACGCGATCAGGGCAAAGCTGATCGCGAGAATGTTTGCTGTCATCAAAAAAGATCAATTTTATACCCCTGTTTATTCATGA
- a CDS encoding NifB/NifX family molybdenum-iron cluster-binding protein — translation MKIAVPTRENVVDDHFGHCAYYTLFTVDDDKNITDTETLPSPQGCGCKSNIASVLKEKGVTVMLAGSMGDGALKVLSDQGIKVFRGCKGDVRKIAEGYLKGFILDSGIGCHHHQEDGEHQCGHQH, via the coding sequence ATGAAAATTGCAGTACCAACAAGAGAAAATGTTGTTGATGACCATTTTGGACATTGCGCGTATTACACGCTGTTCACGGTAGATGACGATAAGAATATCACGGACACGGAAACACTTCCTTCTCCACAGGGATGCGGTTGTAAATCGAACATCGCTTCCGTGTTGAAAGAAAAAGGGGTTACCGTGATGCTTGCTGGTAGCATGGGCGACGGGGCTTTGAAGGTATTAAGCGACCAAGGGATCAAGGTCTTCCGGGGTTGTAAAGGGGATGTGCGGAAAATAGCGGAAGGTTATTTGAAAGGGTTTATCTTGGACTCCGGCATCGGTTGCCACCATCACCAGGAGGATGGGGAGCACCAGTGTGGGCATCAGCATTGA
- a CDS encoding phosphatase PAP2 family protein, with protein sequence MLESLQALDRTIFLTLNGMHTPYLDSFMYIFTSKLVWIPLYASILYVLYKNMNIRMVIFTTVMFALLIALADQACSSILRPIFERPRPSRDPGIADLVHIVNGKRGGMYGFPSCHAANTFALACFIMLLFKNKALTTFFMLWAIVTCYTRIYVGVHYPGDLLFGTIVGFAAGAVTYGIYRFCLRIDGIANGLKYHQDRKLVKNPTHMRQTSVIIFTGLLTIATFAVFSIWWRPM encoded by the coding sequence ATGTTAGAATCATTACAAGCTCTCGATCGGACGATATTCCTCACGTTGAATGGCATGCACACGCCATACCTCGATTCGTTCATGTACATCTTCACGAGTAAACTCGTGTGGATTCCTCTCTACGCCTCCATCTTGTATGTCTTGTACAAAAACATGAACATCCGGATGGTCATTTTCACAACTGTAATGTTCGCCCTGCTTATAGCATTGGCCGACCAGGCGTGCAGTTCCATCCTGCGCCCCATATTTGAACGTCCCCGCCCGTCACGGGACCCGGGAATTGCCGATCTGGTTCACATCGTCAACGGGAAACGAGGCGGGATGTACGGTTTCCCCTCCTGTCACGCGGCCAACACGTTCGCGCTGGCTTGTTTCATCATGTTGCTGTTCAAAAACAAGGCGCTCACCACGTTCTTCATGTTGTGGGCCATCGTGACGTGTTACACCCGGATATACGTGGGAGTTCACTACCCCGGAGACTTGCTTTTCGGAACGATTGTCGGTTTTGCCGCGGGAGCTGTCACTTATGGAATATACCGTTTCTGTCTTCGCATAGACGGCATTGCCAACGGGCTGAAATATCACCAAGACCGTAAACTCGTGAAAAATCCCACCCACATGCGTCAAACCTCAGTCATCATCTTCACGGGATTACTGACGATTGCCACCTTCGCCGTGTTCAGCATCTGGTGGAGACCCATGTGA
- a CDS encoding PCMD domain-containing protein translates to MKQFTRNTIKMLCLGIILGASSILSSVAQTTVNENEKLIPFGDFNRWMVRVIDESFVIGGNTKILYEVAPVDTIRGDKPYIGSTVSPWRTSNVMAKVSGITKCSISVFPEKRDDGYCVRVETLMEKCKVLGIVNITVLVPGTIYLGQMHEPIKDTKNPQSKLNAGIPFTETPKAVVFDYKMETPGTDHRIKATGFSKIVDVPGRDSAEIYVIFQKRWEDENGNVYAKRIGTAIERLSENTPDWKNGHRLDVIYGNPANQPGYKSYMQLIPKEQSLYCINSKGKSVPVEEIGWGDADDKPTHLFLRVSSSYGEAYIGTVGNKLWIDNVRLAY, encoded by the coding sequence ATGAAACAATTTACACGCAATACTATAAAAATGCTATGCCTAGGGATCATTTTAGGCGCAAGCAGCATCCTATCATCCGTGGCACAAACGACCGTGAACGAAAATGAAAAACTAATCCCATTCGGGGACTTTAATCGCTGGATGGTTCGCGTCATTGACGAATCGTTTGTTATTGGCGGTAACACGAAAATCCTCTACGAGGTTGCCCCGGTGGACACGATTCGAGGTGACAAGCCCTATATCGGTTCCACGGTCTCCCCGTGGAGAACTTCCAACGTGATGGCAAAAGTCAGCGGAATCACGAAATGCAGTATCTCCGTTTTCCCGGAGAAAAGAGACGACGGTTATTGCGTGCGTGTTGAAACACTCATGGAGAAATGCAAAGTGCTGGGGATCGTGAACATCACCGTCCTTGTACCGGGCACCATTTACCTGGGACAAATGCACGAACCCATCAAGGACACGAAAAACCCGCAAAGTAAACTGAATGCCGGGATTCCTTTCACGGAAACCCCGAAAGCCGTCGTGTTCGACTACAAGATGGAAACTCCCGGAACGGATCACCGGATCAAAGCAACCGGATTCAGCAAAATTGTTGACGTACCGGGACGGGATTCCGCCGAAATATATGTAATCTTTCAAAAACGCTGGGAGGACGAGAACGGCAACGTGTATGCCAAACGTATCGGCACGGCCATCGAACGCCTTTCGGAGAACACGCCCGACTGGAAAAACGGTCACCGGCTGGATGTGATTTACGGGAACCCGGCCAACCAACCCGGCTACAAATCCTACATGCAATTAATCCCTAAAGAACAATCCCTGTACTGCATCAACAGCAAAGGTAAATCCGTACCCGTGGAAGAGATCGGTTGGGGGGATGCCGATGACAAACCCACGCATCTATTCTTACGTGTATCTTCCAGTTACGGGGAAGCTTACATCGGCACGGTTGGAAATAAACTTTGGATAGACAACGTTCGGTTGGCCTATTAA
- a CDS encoding HdeD family acid-resistance protein: protein MTTTSATTSTGPKGFRWLYLILGIVLFVFGVGIIRHPVASYFGLAMYFSIVIIVIGISEIMNAFAGGNSRHWGWGLFIGLLDLVIGFVLLIHPIIAEDILPYIVGFILMFKSIDYIAESLQMSSLRIRGWGWIFIAGIITLFFSFMIVFYPLFGVFNIIIWTGLSFIFAGISSFVYAFVGRG, encoded by the coding sequence ATGACTACAACAAGCGCAACAACCTCTACCGGACCCAAGGGATTCAGATGGTTATACCTTATCCTGGGTATCGTGTTATTCGTCTTCGGTGTCGGCATCATCCGGCACCCGGTGGCTTCCTACTTCGGGCTGGCCATGTATTTTAGTATCGTCATCATCGTTATCGGAATCAGTGAAATCATGAACGCCTTCGCGGGCGGGAACTCCCGGCATTGGGGATGGGGATTGTTCATCGGGTTACTCGACCTGGTGATCGGTTTCGTACTGCTGATCCACCCGATCATCGCGGAAGACATACTCCCCTACATCGTCGGCTTTATCCTCATGTTCAAAAGCATTGACTACATTGCCGAATCATTACAGATGTCATCGCTAAGAATCAGAGGCTGGGGATGGATATTCATCGCGGGAATCATCACCTTGTTCTTTTCCTTCATGATCGTTTTCTATCCCCTGTTCGGCGTGTTTAACATCATCATCTGGACTGGACTTAGCTTCATTTTCGCCGGTATCTCTTCATTTGTATATGCTTTCGTGGGGAGAGGGTAA
- the ispE gene encoding 4-(cytidine 5'-diphospho)-2-C-methyl-D-erythritol kinase, translating to MVVFPNAKINIGLFVTGKRPDGFHNLETVFYPIELRDILEITEIKGERGSCVFTSTGIPIDCPPEKNLVSKAYAILADEFDLPSVDVHLHKMIPYGAGLGGGSADAAFMLVGLNQLFSLGLNEERLTGYAARVGSDCPFFVLNRPVFAFGKGELMETIDVSLRGYHVVLVKPDRGVATPEAYRGITPRAASFDLRELGKLPVEQWNGVVVNDFEDSVIPKVPEIQEIKHTLRELGAVYVSMTGSGSAVYGLFSHPVEAGKAFPEYFVWQGE from the coding sequence ATGGTAGTATTTCCGAATGCAAAGATTAATATAGGGTTGTTCGTCACGGGGAAAAGGCCGGATGGATTTCATAATTTGGAAACCGTGTTTTACCCGATAGAGTTGCGGGATATACTGGAGATCACGGAGATAAAAGGTGAACGGGGAAGTTGTGTTTTCACCTCCACGGGGATTCCGATTGATTGCCCGCCGGAGAAGAATTTGGTGAGTAAGGCCTATGCTATTTTGGCTGACGAGTTTGATTTGCCCTCGGTGGATGTGCATTTGCACAAGATGATTCCTTACGGTGCCGGACTGGGTGGCGGTTCCGCTGACGCGGCTTTTATGCTGGTCGGTTTGAATCAGCTTTTTTCCTTGGGGTTGAACGAGGAACGGTTAACGGGATACGCTGCCCGGGTGGGAAGTGATTGTCCTTTTTTTGTTTTGAATCGTCCCGTGTTTGCTTTTGGGAAAGGGGAGTTGATGGAAACGATAGACGTGTCGCTACGGGGGTATCACGTGGTGCTTGTTAAGCCGGACCGGGGTGTCGCGACTCCCGAGGCTTACCGGGGAATAACGCCTCGTGCGGCCTCGTTTGATTTGCGGGAACTGGGGAAGTTGCCGGTGGAACAATGGAACGGGGTGGTAGTGAACGATTTTGAGGACTCCGTGATACCGAAGGTGCCGGAGATACAAGAAATAAAACATACGTTGCGGGAATTGGGTGCGGTTTACGTTTCCATGACCGGAAGCGGATCGGCCGTTTACGGGTTGTTCTCTCACCCCGTGGAGGCAGGGAAGGCGTTCCCGGAGTATTTCGTGTGGCAAGGGGAGTGA
- a CDS encoding hemolysin family protein, protein MEFLIIIGLIIFNGILAMSEIAMVSARKSRLETEAKSGNKSARRALKLANEPDRFLSTIQIGITLIGILTGLYSGQALANDLAVWVEKIEVLRPHALLVSKTLIVIVVTYLTLIFGELVPKRIGMVAAERMAKLIAAPMDVLSRVASPFVWLLSASTACMMKLLGLNKSGENKITEEEIKAIIQESTAEGEIQEVEQDIVERVFNLGDRDLGSIMTHRSDLIWLNVRDSNEALRETVNTHLHTIYPVADTKLDNMVGVVFLKDLFGRMDAPDFNLKAIVRPPQYFPQNQSVYNAMEQLKQGHIKYGLVTDEFGSIEGIVTLQDILKALIGDLPELGEEPDIVQREDGTYLVDGQCSFYDFLAYFDMECLYTHHYYNTLSGLILKILEHIPQTGEKLTWYNFQFEIVDMDGARIDKVLVRVNREGE, encoded by the coding sequence ATGGAATTTCTAATCATCATAGGACTTATCATTTTTAACGGGATACTCGCCATGTCCGAAATAGCGATGGTTTCCGCCCGCAAATCCCGGCTTGAAACAGAAGCGAAAAGCGGGAACAAATCCGCACGAAGAGCCTTAAAACTAGCGAACGAACCGGATCGCTTCCTTTCGACGATACAGATCGGGATCACGTTAATCGGTATCCTTACCGGTCTTTATTCCGGACAAGCCCTCGCGAACGATTTGGCCGTGTGGGTGGAGAAAATCGAGGTGCTACGCCCTCACGCGCTACTCGTATCCAAAACGCTTATCGTGATCGTCGTGACCTACCTCACGTTGATTTTCGGGGAACTCGTCCCCAAACGAATCGGCATGGTGGCTGCCGAGAGAATGGCAAAACTTATTGCCGCTCCCATGGACGTGCTTTCCCGCGTGGCCTCCCCTTTCGTGTGGTTGCTCTCCGCCAGCACGGCGTGCATGATGAAACTGTTGGGGCTGAACAAGTCCGGGGAGAACAAGATCACGGAAGAAGAGATCAAAGCAATCATCCAGGAAAGTACCGCCGAAGGGGAGATTCAAGAGGTGGAGCAGGACATCGTGGAACGGGTATTTAACCTCGGGGATCGGGATCTCGGCTCCATCATGACTCACCGGAGTGATTTGATCTGGTTGAACGTACGAGATAGCAACGAGGCCCTGCGGGAGACGGTAAACACGCATCTCCACACGATTTACCCGGTGGCCGACACGAAGCTGGATAATATGGTCGGGGTGGTTTTCCTGAAAGACCTTTTCGGAAGAATGGATGCACCGGATTTTAACTTGAAAGCCATTGTCCGCCCACCGCAGTATTTTCCGCAGAATCAAAGCGTGTATAACGCCATGGAACAGTTGAAGCAGGGGCATATAAAATACGGGTTGGTCACGGATGAATTCGGAAGTATCGAGGGGATCGTCACGTTGCAGGATATTCTGAAAGCCTTGATCGGAGACTTACCGGAGCTTGGCGAAGAACCGGACATCGTGCAACGGGAAGATGGCACGTATCTCGTGGACGGCCAGTGTTCTTTCTATGATTTCCTGGCCTATTTCGACATGGAATGTCTCTACACGCACCACTACTATAACACGCTAAGCGGGTTGATCCTAAAGATTTTGGAACATATTCCCCAAACCGGAGAGAAATTGACCTGGTACAATTTCCAGTTTGAAATCGTGGACATGGACGGCGCTCGAATCGACAAAGTACTTGTCAGGGTAAACAGAGAGGGGGAGTGA